One Persicobacter psychrovividus DNA window includes the following coding sequences:
- the gap gene encoding type I glyceraldehyde-3-phosphate dehydrogenase codes for MSKIKVGINGFGRIGRLAFRVAMADANVEVVGINDLLDVDYIAYMLKYDSTHGRYAGTVEVKDGNLVVDGQEIRVSSERNPADLKWDAISAEYVIESTGIFLTKESAQAHVDAGAKFVVMSAPSKDDTPMFVMGVNHTSYEKGTVFASNASCTTNCLAPIAKVLNDKFGIKDGLMTTVHATTATQKTVDGPSMKDWRGGRGAGQNIIPSSTGAAKAVGKVIPELNGKLTGMAFRVPTPTVSVVDLTVNLEKAASYEDIKAAMKSASENEMAGVLGYTEDAVVSTDFQTDARTSIFDANAGIALTDTFVKVVSWYDNEWGYSNKVIELIKHMKSVNG; via the coding sequence ATGTCTAAAATCAAGGTTGGTATTAACGGTTTCGGCCGTATCGGTCGTTTGGCTTTTCGCGTAGCGATGGCTGACGCAAACGTAGAAGTAGTAGGAATTAATGACTTGTTGGATGTAGATTACATCGCATACATGTTGAAGTATGACTCTACTCACGGTCGTTATGCTGGTACTGTAGAAGTTAAAGATGGTAACTTGGTTGTTGATGGCCAAGAAATCCGCGTTTCTTCAGAGCGTAACCCTGCTGATTTGAAATGGGATGCGATCTCTGCTGAGTACGTAATCGAGTCTACTGGTATTTTCTTGACTAAAGAATCTGCTCAAGCTCACGTTGATGCTGGTGCGAAATTCGTTGTAATGTCTGCTCCTTCTAAGGACGACACTCCAATGTTCGTAATGGGCGTTAACCACACTTCATACGAAAAAGGTACTGTATTCGCTTCTAACGCGTCTTGTACTACTAACTGTTTGGCTCCAATCGCTAAGGTATTGAATGACAAATTCGGTATCAAAGACGGTTTGATGACAACTGTACACGCAACTACTGCAACTCAAAAAACTGTTGACGGTCCTTCTATGAAAGACTGGAGAGGTGGACGTGGTGCTGGACAAAACATCATCCCTTCATCTACAGGTGCTGCTAAAGCGGTAGGTAAAGTAATTCCAGAATTGAACGGTAAATTGACTGGTATGGCTTTCCGCGTACCAACTCCTACTGTTTCTGTAGTTGATTTGACTGTAAACTTGGAGAAAGCTGCTTCATACGAAGATATCAAAGCTGCAATGAAATCTGCTTCTGAGAACGAAATGGCAGGTGTATTGGGTTACACTGAGGATGCAGTTGTTTCAACTGACTTCCAAACTGACGCTCGTACTTCTATCTTCGATGCTAACGCTGGTATCGCATTGACTGACACTTTCGTTAAAGTTGTATCTTGGTATGACAACGAGTGGGGTTACTCAAACAAAGTTATCGAGTTGATCAAACACATGAAATCTGTAAACGGATAA
- a CDS encoding MaoC family dehydratase, translated as MILKVGDQYHYDFSISQEEVNEFARITGDTNPVHIDPEFAKTSEFGRTVIHGVFGLSIISRVMGTQWPGEGSLYLGQNIEFKGPMYPGDQYRIELEVKRVIGRVHIAVVETNIRHIESGKIVVKGEAKAMNKKTFVS; from the coding sequence ATGATTTTAAAAGTAGGAGATCAATACCATTACGATTTTTCCATTAGTCAGGAAGAAGTGAACGAATTTGCAAGGATTACCGGGGATACCAATCCTGTACACATTGATCCTGAGTTTGCAAAAACATCAGAATTTGGCAGAACAGTAATTCATGGCGTTTTTGGTCTTTCCATCATTTCAAGAGTGATGGGAACGCAATGGCCAGGCGAGGGATCCTTGTATCTTGGGCAAAACATTGAGTTCAAAGGACCGATGTATCCTGGAGACCAATACCGCATTGAGTTGGAAGTGAAACGCGTGATCGGCCGAGTGCATATCGCCGTTGTTGAAACCAACATCCGACATATTGAATCTGGAAAAATCGTTGTAAAAGGTGAGGCTAAAGCTATGAACAAAAAAACTTTTGTTTCTTAA
- a CDS encoding ABC transporter ATP-binding protein — protein sequence MLKAKNIHRKYGHLEVLKGVDLLVKKGEIVSIVGASGAGKSTLLQIIGTLDHADSGEVYIANQEIGQLNKDGLARFRNQKIGFIFQFHNLLPEFSAIENVCLPAFLAGTDKETAELEAQHLLDRLGLGHRMNHKPGELSGGEQQRVAVARALINKPDIIFADEPSGNLDSIGAQNLHALFFELRDELDLTFVIVTHNPELADMTDRKLTMVDGQIIENHSPNE from the coding sequence ATGTTAAAAGCTAAAAATATTCACCGAAAATACGGCCACCTTGAGGTACTCAAAGGGGTGGACCTGCTGGTAAAAAAAGGAGAGATCGTTTCTATAGTAGGTGCATCGGGCGCAGGAAAAAGCACCCTGCTGCAAATTATCGGAACCCTCGACCATGCCGACTCCGGTGAAGTGTACATTGCCAATCAGGAAATTGGCCAGCTGAACAAAGATGGGCTTGCACGGTTTAGAAACCAGAAGATTGGATTTATCTTTCAGTTCCATAACCTGTTGCCGGAGTTTTCTGCCATAGAGAATGTCTGTTTACCCGCTTTTCTTGCTGGTACTGATAAAGAAACCGCAGAACTTGAAGCACAGCACCTGCTCGATCGTCTTGGGCTTGGACACCGAATGAACCATAAGCCGGGAGAACTTTCTGGGGGTGAGCAACAGCGTGTGGCAGTGGCCAGGGCACTGATCAACAAGCCGGACATTATTTTTGCTGACGAACCTTCGGGTAACCTCGACAGCATTGGCGCTCAGAACTTGCACGCACTTTTCTTTGAATTGCGTGATGAGCTCGACCTGACCTTCGTGATCGTAACTCACAACCCCGAGCTGGCAGATATGACCGACCGTAAATTGACCATGGTGGACGGACAAATTATCGAAAACCATTCACCTAACGAATAA
- the sucC gene encoding ADP-forming succinate--CoA ligase subunit beta, with product MNIHEYQAKDILKSYGVVVPAQKLAETPEVAVNAARQLFEETKTAVFVLKAQIHAGGRGKGGGVKIAKNVEEVYQLADQIIGMQLVTPQTGPEGKKVNKIIVSEDVYYPGASEPSEIYLSVLLDRAKGCDVIMASTEGGVDIEEVAEQTPEKIIKEWVDPKVGLQAYQARKVAFALGLEGLALKNMIKFITNIYKAYRGIDASQVEINPVLKASDDAIIAVDAKINLDDNALYRHKDFIALRDESEEDPLEVEASKSGLNYVKLDGNVGCMVNGAGLAMATMDMIKLSGGEPANFLDVGGGANAQTVEAGFRIILQDPNVKAILINIFGGIVRCDRVASGVVEAYKNIGQIDIPIIVRLQGTNAEEGAKIIEESGLRVVSAILLKDAADCVKEALV from the coding sequence ATGAATATTCACGAATATCAAGCAAAAGACATATTAAAAAGCTACGGCGTGGTGGTTCCTGCACAGAAATTGGCAGAAACTCCCGAGGTGGCTGTCAATGCAGCACGTCAATTATTTGAAGAAACAAAAACGGCTGTATTTGTTTTAAAAGCGCAGATTCACGCCGGTGGCCGTGGAAAAGGCGGCGGGGTGAAAATCGCCAAAAATGTGGAAGAGGTGTATCAGTTAGCGGACCAGATCATCGGGATGCAGTTGGTGACTCCCCAAACAGGCCCTGAAGGGAAAAAGGTCAACAAGATCATCGTTTCAGAGGATGTTTACTACCCTGGCGCATCGGAGCCTTCAGAAATTTACCTGAGTGTACTGCTGGATCGTGCCAAAGGCTGTGACGTTATCATGGCATCTACCGAAGGTGGTGTGGACATTGAAGAAGTAGCGGAACAAACGCCGGAAAAAATCATTAAAGAGTGGGTTGATCCTAAGGTGGGTTTACAGGCTTATCAGGCAAGAAAAGTGGCTTTCGCTTTAGGCTTGGAAGGTTTGGCACTGAAGAATATGATCAAGTTCATTACCAACATTTATAAGGCTTACCGTGGAATCGATGCTTCACAGGTGGAAATTAACCCGGTATTGAAGGCCTCGGATGATGCAATTATTGCGGTGGATGCTAAGATCAACCTGGACGATAACGCTTTGTACCGTCATAAAGATTTTATTGCTTTGCGTGATGAGTCGGAGGAAGATCCTTTGGAAGTGGAAGCTTCAAAATCGGGCTTGAACTACGTGAAGCTGGATGGTAATGTAGGCTGTATGGTGAACGGTGCCGGTTTGGCAATGGCCACCATGGACATGATTAAGCTTTCAGGTGGTGAGCCTGCAAACTTCCTTGATGTTGGGGGTGGGGCAAATGCACAAACAGTAGAAGCTGGTTTCCGCATTATCCTTCAGGACCCGAACGTTAAAGCGATTTTGATCAATATTTTTGGTGGTATCGTACGTTGTGACCGTGTAGCAAGTGGTGTGGTGGAAGCTTACAAAAATATCGGCCAAATTGATATTCCGATTATTGTTCGTCTTCAGGGAACAAATGCTGAAGAAGGAGCGAAGATTATCGAGGAGTCCGGTTTGCGTGTGGTTTCTGCTATTTTACTGAAAGATGCAGCAGATTGCGTTAAAGAGGCATTGGTATAA
- a CDS encoding SixA phosphatase family protein, whose amino-acid sequence MQNTTKTLLLIRHAEAQEAHYHEPDIKRTLTQHGIRSAAKLGEHLKQQNCVFDHLMVSTAFRTEMTAKLIAEQFDWPMNKIEYSEELYNASPRVLLQSICSAPEEVNTLAVVAHYPGLPHLAEVLTNKEMPFLQPAGVIKISLEVDHWQEVSEGTGTLIEVINELS is encoded by the coding sequence ATGCAGAACACGACCAAGACTTTACTGCTGATCAGACATGCAGAAGCACAGGAAGCTCATTATCATGAGCCGGACATCAAAAGAACGCTCACACAACATGGCATTCGTTCAGCCGCCAAGCTTGGGGAACACCTCAAACAGCAAAACTGTGTTTTTGACCACCTGATGGTGTCCACTGCTTTTAGAACTGAGATGACCGCCAAGCTGATCGCGGAACAGTTCGATTGGCCAATGAATAAAATTGAATATAGCGAAGAGTTGTATAATGCCTCGCCACGGGTCTTGTTGCAAAGTATTTGCAGTGCCCCTGAGGAAGTCAATACATTAGCCGTTGTGGCACATTACCCTGGGCTGCCGCATCTTGCAGAAGTCCTGACCAACAAAGAAATGCCCTTTCTTCAGCCGGCAGGTGTGATAAAAATAAGCCTTGAGGTGGATCACTGGCAGGAAGTATCGGAAGGCACAGGCACATTGATCGAGGTGATTAATGAGCTTTCTTAA